From a single Centropristis striata isolate RG_2023a ecotype Rhode Island chromosome 14, C.striata_1.0, whole genome shotgun sequence genomic region:
- the LOC131984505 gene encoding class I histocompatibility antigen, F10 alpha chain-like encodes MLAALVVLVTALHGAAAMTHSLQYFYTASSQVPNFPEFVSVGYVNEIQMDHYDSNSRKNVPKQDWMITATQGDPQYWQTQTEYRFGAQQAFKNNIEVAKQRFNQTGGVHIVQKMYGCEWDDETGEVKGFNQHAFDGEDFLAYDLMTETWVAPKQEAVITKQKWEHNKAYMAQRKHYLTQICPEWLKKYVNFGRSSLLRKDLPSVSLLQKTPSSPVSCHATGFYPDGAMMFWRKDGEELHEDVELGEILPNHDGSFQMSVDLDLSSVKPEDWTRYECVFQLVGVKEHIFTRLEEVKIRTNREKPPATDMTTIIIAIVVVLALALVLAVIGFIIYKKKNDKRPPSPVSNPEVLEELNPRT; translated from the exons ATGTTGGCTGCTCTGGTTGTCCTGGTAACAGCCCTGCATGGCGCTGCGGCAA TGACTCACTCTCTGCAGTATTTCTACACTGCATCGTCTCAAGTCCCAAACTTCCCAGAGTTTGTGTCTGTTGGTTATGTTAATGAAATTCAGATGGACCACTATGACAGTAACAGCAGGAAAAACGTACCCAAACAGGATTGGATGATCACAGCCACACAAGGTGATCCTCAGTACTGGCAGACACAGACTGAGTATCGATTTGGTGCCCAGCAGGCcttcaaaaacaacattgaaGTTGCAAAGCAGCGCTTCAACCAAACTGGAG gtgtCCACATTGTCCAGAAGATGTATGGCTGTGAATGGGATGATGAGACTGGTGAGGTCAAAGGTTTCAATCAGCATGCTTTTGATGGAGAAGACTTCTTAGCATATGACCTGATGACAGAAACATGGGTCGCTCCAAAACAAGAGGCTGTCATCACCAAACAAAAGTGGGAACATAACAAAGCTTATATGGCTCAGAGAAAGCACTACCTCACCCAGATTTGTCCTGAGTGGCTGAAGAAGTACGTGAACTTCGGGAGGAGCTCTCTGCTGAGAAAAG accttccctcagtgtctctcctccagaagactccctcctctccagtCAGCTGCCACGCTACAGGTTTCTACCCTGACGGAGCCATGATGTTctggaggaaagatggagaggagctTCATGAGGACGTGGAGCTCGGAGAGATCCTCCCCAACCACGATGGATCCTTCCAGATGAGTGTTGACCTGGACCTCTCATCAGTCAAACCTGAAGACTGGACCAGGTAcgagtgtgtgtttcagctggTTGGTGTGAAGGAGCACATCTTCACCAGACTGGAAGAAGTAAAGATCAGGACCAACAGAG AGAAGCCACCAGCCACTGACATGACCACCATCATCATCGCTATAGTTGTTGTTCTTGCTCTCGCCCTCGTCCTTGCTGTGATTggattcatcatttataaaaagaAGAATG aCAAACGCCCTCCATCTC CTGTCAGCAACCCGGAGGTCTTGGAGGAACTCAATCCAAGAACATAA